The Arcanobacterium pinnipediorum genome includes a region encoding these proteins:
- a CDS encoding GNAT family N-acetyltransferase: MTEQLTDKNGQAVEVIEGNSLYAIRYTDSEVAGFAQYVDNGDERIFFHTEVRPELEGRGLAGTLVKVALNETQAANKTIVAMCPMVRRWLGKHGEGLNWRPATMEDQQAVMQSM; this comes from the coding sequence ATGACAGAACAACTCACAGACAAAAATGGCCAGGCCGTAGAGGTTATTGAAGGAAATAGCTTATACGCAATTCGTTATACGGATTCCGAGGTTGCCGGTTTTGCACAATACGTTGATAACGGCGATGAGCGAATCTTCTTCCATACCGAAGTCCGTCCAGAACTTGAAGGTCGCGGACTTGCGGGAACTCTCGTTAAAGTTGCACTGAATGAGACTCAGGCGGCCAATAAAACCATCGTCGCTATGTGCCCAATGGTACGTCGCTGGCTAGGCAAGCATGGTGAGGGCCTTAATTGGCGTCCAGCAACTATGGAAGATCAACAGGCTGTTATGCAAAGTATGTGA